The Tautonia rosea genome includes a region encoding these proteins:
- a CDS encoding class I SAM-dependent DNA methyltransferase, whose product MRRFITTPETSKHRFFVFLDGSVLPDNMLVNIALDDAHFLGVLSSRIHVTWALAAGGRLGVGNDPRYNKTRCFDPFPFPDCDDSLKARIRALAESLDAHRKQRQAEHPDLTLTGMYNVLATLRSGAPLTDKERDIHERGLVSVLKQIHDELDEAVFAAYGWPATLSDEEILEHLVALNRERADEERRGLVRWLRPEFQAPDHATTPAAVQGEFPPDPADLAATSAAAVPPSAKRPWPKTLAEQAQALRSLLASLPEPATPADLARHFTKAPRPRVAELLDTLSTLGQARPLPDGRFAPP is encoded by the coding sequence TTGAGACGGTTCATTACTACTCCCGAAACCTCAAAACATCGCTTCTTCGTCTTCCTCGACGGTTCCGTTCTCCCTGACAACATGCTCGTCAACATCGCGCTCGACGACGCTCATTTCCTCGGCGTTCTCTCCAGCCGCATTCATGTCACCTGGGCACTCGCGGCCGGTGGTCGGCTTGGGGTCGGGAATGATCCCCGCTACAACAAGACCCGCTGTTTCGATCCGTTCCCCTTCCCCGACTGCGACGACTCCCTCAAGGCCCGCATCCGCGCCCTGGCCGAATCCCTCGACGCCCACCGCAAGCAGCGTCAGGCCGAGCATCCCGACCTCACCCTCACCGGCATGTACAACGTGCTGGCGACGCTCCGCTCGGGCGCGCCGCTGACGGACAAGGAACGCGACATCCACGAGCGCGGCCTCGTCTCGGTCCTGAAGCAGATTCACGACGAGCTGGACGAGGCCGTCTTCGCCGCCTACGGCTGGCCCGCGACGCTCTCCGACGAGGAGATCCTCGAACACCTCGTCGCCCTGAACCGCGAGCGGGCCGACGAGGAGCGCCGGGGACTCGTCCGCTGGCTCCGCCCCGAGTTCCAGGCCCCCGACCACGCCACCACCCCCGCCGCCGTTCAGGGGGAATTCCCCCCCGACCCGGCCGACCTCGCCGCCACCTCCGCCGCCGCCGTCCCCCCCTCCGCCAAACGCCCCTGGCCCAAAACCCTCGCCGAGCAGGCCCAGGCCCTCCGCTCCCTCCTCGCCTCCCTCCCCGAACCCGCCACCCCCGCCGACCTCGCCCGCCACTTCACCAAGGCCCCCCGCCCCCGCGTCGCTGAACTCCTCGACACCCTCTCCACCCTCGGCCAGGCCCGCCCCCTCCCCGACGGCCGCTTCGCCCCCCCGTAA
- a CDS encoding STAS-like domain-containing protein, with amino-acid sequence MLSQRAKAIRDFILDTVPNNPSQIGRLTRQQFGLTRQVVNRHLAELVNRGELEETARRSYRLKVLSRKVAFSLSDHSDEEETWRLHIADLFLGLPENIQRICYYGFTEMYNNAVDHSTGSKIDVEVIVEPRRVLLALDDDGIGIFEKIRSFLGFEDHHQAILELSKGKLTTDPRRHTGQGIFFTSRMFDMFALRANNLAYIHSVGITNDWMIQMERNEKGTGVIMEIRKESERTTREVFDRYSSDDENYLFCRTHVPLSLANYGGDQLVSRSQAKRILARFEQFEEVLLDFKGVEEIGQAFADEIFRVYHFSHPKVRIIPLNVSPYVDRMIRRAMAGRDESAPSE; translated from the coding sequence ATGCTCAGTCAACGAGCAAAGGCGATCCGTGATTTCATTCTCGACACTGTCCCGAACAATCCCTCTCAAATCGGTCGATTGACCCGGCAACAGTTTGGCCTGACACGCCAGGTCGTGAACCGACACCTGGCCGAGCTTGTCAACCGGGGAGAACTTGAGGAGACCGCCCGTCGGTCCTACAGGCTCAAGGTTCTCTCGCGAAAGGTTGCGTTTTCGCTCTCAGATCATTCCGATGAGGAAGAGACGTGGCGACTGCACATTGCCGACTTATTCCTGGGCTTGCCTGAAAACATTCAGCGCATCTGCTACTACGGCTTCACCGAGATGTACAATAATGCTGTGGATCATTCCACCGGTTCAAAGATCGACGTTGAAGTGATCGTAGAACCGCGCCGAGTCCTTCTCGCCCTTGATGACGATGGGATCGGGATCTTTGAAAAAATTCGTTCGTTTTTGGGATTCGAAGATCACCACCAGGCGATTTTGGAGCTTTCCAAAGGAAAACTGACAACGGATCCCCGTCGTCACACGGGCCAGGGAATCTTCTTCACGTCGCGCATGTTTGACATGTTTGCCTTGCGAGCCAACAATCTAGCCTACATTCACTCGGTCGGGATCACGAATGACTGGATGATTCAGATGGAGCGAAACGAGAAGGGAACCGGTGTGATCATGGAAATTCGCAAGGAATCCGAGCGCACCACCCGAGAGGTTTTCGATCGCTATTCGAGCGACGACGAGAATTACCTTTTCTGCCGGACTCATGTTCCTCTCTCACTTGCAAACTACGGCGGCGATCAACTGGTCTCACGGTCGCAGGCGAAACGGATTCTGGCTCGGTTTGAGCAGTTCGAGGAGGTCTTACTCGACTTCAAAGGCGTTGAGGAGATTGGCCAGGCGTTCGCCGACGAGATTTTCCGCGTCTACCATTTCTCGCACCCCAAGGTGCGAATCATTCCCCTCAATGTTTCACCTTACGTGGATCGGATGATCAGACGAGCGATGGCCGGTCGCGACGAGTCGGCACCATCCGAGTGA
- a CDS encoding mechanosensitive ion channel domain-containing protein produces MTRVLILAALSVWWVFGPPSLIHAESTESNPPAEQAATEAPPPTPTPAPVLPASSNAAEQIALLSASIAEDTKRLAMLRTEVETARAEVDRANTEFRTLDQKHRDLTEQLEALRQQEQPTDSLAKELEALERSRALADERRELAATALKTFNEQIATLETKLRQSDQALKRLLGEEPKEAATPETPESSAAPAASAPPVAAEEPEPKPAEPGPSIPGLPDLGKMAGTTGTELVVRPTFGPNPDDPKLKEAREAAENSASLLEQAEAEVTNLSERLRTIDEQIRNEERVRDTSRRTIDNVEASGTELARDYQDKLFGGADGGELRELQGRIRENERRLLQARAESRQHSDEIIRLQAERSEITSQLQLARWRAESARSQFSEAESTLKRMENPFSPENVINWFFRHGVNIIAIVLGMLMLRWGCRLISRRIVSLMSQRGQRGTTAEKEHRISTLVGVFDNAASVAVVVGGILMIFQELGVPVGPLLGGAAVLGLAIAFGAQNLIRDFFYGFVILLENQYKLNDVIRIQGIAGQVEAITLRVTVLRDLEGCVHFIPNGEITKVTNMTHGWSRALFEVGVAYKENVDRVMDVIMQVGKELRQDPQFRMLILEDPTMLGVDAFADSAVVIKFFIKTRPLQQWTVKRELLRRLKNTFDELGISIPFPHRTIYHVHDEGHTHLAHEPHLSGGEEIIVAGRAMPDASLGR; encoded by the coding sequence ATGACTCGCGTCCTGATCCTGGCGGCCCTCTCGGTCTGGTGGGTCTTCGGCCCGCCGAGTCTGATTCACGCCGAGTCAACCGAATCAAACCCCCCGGCTGAACAGGCCGCCACGGAGGCACCCCCGCCGACGCCGACTCCCGCTCCGGTTTTACCTGCGTCGTCGAATGCCGCTGAGCAAATTGCCCTGCTTTCCGCCTCCATCGCCGAGGACACGAAGCGGCTGGCCATGCTCCGCACCGAGGTCGAGACCGCCCGGGCCGAGGTCGATCGAGCCAATACCGAGTTCCGGACCCTCGACCAGAAGCACCGAGACCTTACCGAGCAACTGGAGGCGCTCCGCCAGCAGGAGCAGCCTACCGATTCGCTGGCCAAGGAACTCGAAGCCCTAGAGCGATCCCGAGCCTTGGCCGACGAACGTCGAGAGCTGGCGGCCACGGCCCTGAAGACCTTCAACGAGCAGATCGCCACCCTGGAAACAAAGCTCCGCCAGAGCGATCAGGCGCTGAAGCGATTGCTTGGCGAGGAGCCCAAAGAGGCCGCAACCCCGGAAACGCCCGAGTCCTCGGCGGCTCCGGCTGCCTCCGCTCCTCCCGTTGCCGCCGAGGAGCCAGAGCCCAAACCGGCAGAGCCAGGGCCTTCGATTCCAGGGCTTCCCGACCTTGGGAAGATGGCCGGAACCACCGGGACGGAACTCGTCGTCCGACCCACCTTCGGCCCCAACCCAGACGATCCCAAGCTCAAGGAAGCCCGAGAGGCCGCGGAGAACTCAGCCTCCCTGCTCGAGCAGGCCGAGGCCGAGGTTACCAACCTCTCCGAGCGGCTTCGCACCATTGATGAACAAATTCGCAATGAAGAACGTGTGCGCGATACCTCGCGTCGTACGATTGACAACGTAGAGGCCAGCGGGACGGAGTTGGCCCGTGACTATCAGGACAAGTTGTTCGGCGGCGCAGACGGGGGTGAACTCCGAGAGCTGCAAGGACGCATCCGAGAGAACGAGCGACGGCTTCTCCAGGCCCGTGCCGAATCACGCCAGCATAGCGACGAAATCATCCGCCTTCAGGCCGAACGCAGCGAGATTACCTCGCAACTTCAGCTCGCCCGCTGGCGAGCCGAATCGGCCCGCTCACAATTCTCAGAGGCCGAATCAACCCTGAAGCGAATGGAAAATCCATTTTCTCCTGAAAATGTGATTAATTGGTTTTTTCGTCATGGTGTGAATATCATTGCAATTGTTCTTGGTATGCTCATGCTCCGTTGGGGCTGTCGGCTGATCAGCCGACGGATCGTGAGCTTGATGAGCCAGCGCGGCCAGCGCGGTACAACGGCCGAGAAGGAGCATCGGATCTCGACTCTCGTCGGGGTCTTTGACAATGCGGCCTCGGTTGCGGTGGTGGTCGGCGGCATCCTCATGATCTTCCAGGAACTTGGCGTGCCGGTCGGGCCCTTGCTCGGCGGTGCGGCCGTCCTCGGCCTGGCGATCGCCTTTGGCGCGCAGAATTTGATTCGAGACTTCTTTTATGGGTTCGTCATTCTCCTGGAGAATCAGTACAAGCTCAACGACGTGATTCGGATTCAAGGGATTGCCGGTCAGGTCGAAGCGATCACCTTACGGGTGACGGTTTTGCGTGATCTGGAAGGCTGCGTGCATTTCATCCCCAACGGCGAGATCACGAAGGTGACGAACATGACGCACGGCTGGTCTCGTGCGCTGTTCGAGGTCGGCGTGGCGTACAAGGAGAACGTTGATCGGGTGATGGACGTGATCATGCAGGTTGGAAAGGAGTTGCGGCAGGACCCTCAGTTCCGGATGCTGATTCTGGAAGACCCGACCATGCTCGGCGTCGACGCCTTTGCCGACTCGGCCGTGGTCATCAAGTTCTTCATCAAGACGCGTCCCTTGCAGCAGTGGACGGTCAAGCGAGAACTGCTACGTCGACTCAAGAACACGTTTGACGAGTTGGGCATTTCGATTCCCTTCCCGCACCGAACCATTTATCACGTCCACGACGAGGGACATACTCACCTTGCTCACGAACCGCATCTGAGTGGAGGAGAGGAGATCATCGTTGCCGGGCGGGCCATGCCGGACGCTTCGTTAGGTCGATAG
- a CDS encoding glycosyl hydrolase family 38 → MATDPEHSPDDPNPNPTTPTTPPGDPEDGPTVDSVAPALDGETPAPDLPPDDQAEVAPALPPEPEPEPTGPKRRVVVLIADSGRRPEDSIDEAEALIVWSAVSAAWHPSILARVDEIPIIEDAEAPGNPSPGEVRLIAGKGVAYVNYGYREQASEIGVPVLAIEAGESDRDGLARLILEALEPGADLGPTDDPTVPDFYALGSARWWVRDLTIGMEHVDCLDAASLSREAIGAAKSWQSGDTTGAVNRLRAAFELLTESRERFYPVDSFVVDLHLLDVASPADALTDPLEARTPFTILAPAQAVAAIAEKNPDDVARLRSAIDEGWADVVGGPFAETGEGLRPVETILWQFREGASTYRTHLDDRTVETLAGRRFALYPMRPQIAKRFGFRYALHLAFDDGTFPVSRESKRLWESPEGANLESLTRPPLAADRNATALTLAWDMARSMRDDHVATLGLVHWPNQVADWFRDLRRSATYSPVLARWATIGDYFHLTDRPYEVLRPKLDQYVTPYLEQAVSRGDPSPISRRAKHLRLRARLDLVESLRALAASLDFVGAPLPDEQGPLPAGASAVAEAERLLETGQLDEAESAIAALESQWSAEAARRVVPPSADPSGNGSEGSEQGGALILNPLSIPRRVSVVLPDTPNPPPSEGPVRASQFTAKGTEAVVTLAGFGYAWIPRNSSGSAQPAGVSETVHARGRVLRNEMLRLEIDEATGGLRSLMGANDDEPRLGQQLIIAGISQTDKKGQMRHSRMKASSVEVEYGGPALVQAVSTGQILHPIEDQPLASFRQRFRLWSGRPVLELEIELSDLDDAWLASIANGPAWSRYLACRWAWPDANATLRRSSLLGLQSTTADRPETAEVLDITARRQHTALLFGGLAHHQRHGQRMLDTLLLAGRESERTFKLGIALDLEHPFQAALDLLSPPALVPTTGGPPRSGPAGWFFHLDAKSVAVTRVEPVILDGGEGRGLAFHLLETGGRSVRCKLRLFREPVSARQTDFHDERIVELSVQGDAVQLDLTPHELARVVVTLG, encoded by the coding sequence ATGGCGACCGACCCCGAGCACTCCCCGGACGACCCCAACCCGAACCCGACCACCCCAACCACCCCCCCCGGCGACCCCGAGGACGGGCCGACCGTCGATTCGGTTGCCCCAGCCCTCGACGGCGAGACCCCGGCCCCGGATCTCCCGCCCGACGACCAGGCGGAGGTCGCGCCTGCTCTCCCCCCCGAGCCCGAGCCCGAACCGACCGGTCCGAAGCGTCGCGTCGTGGTCCTGATCGCCGACAGCGGCCGGCGTCCCGAAGACTCAATCGACGAGGCCGAGGCCCTGATCGTCTGGTCGGCCGTCTCCGCCGCCTGGCACCCGAGCATCCTCGCCCGAGTCGACGAGATTCCGATCATCGAAGATGCCGAGGCCCCCGGCAATCCCTCCCCTGGCGAGGTCCGCCTCATCGCCGGAAAGGGTGTTGCCTACGTCAATTACGGCTACCGCGAGCAGGCGTCCGAGATCGGCGTGCCGGTCCTCGCCATCGAGGCGGGGGAGTCCGACCGCGACGGCCTCGCCCGATTGATCCTCGAAGCCCTCGAACCCGGCGCCGACCTCGGCCCGACCGACGATCCGACCGTCCCCGACTTCTACGCCCTCGGCTCCGCCCGCTGGTGGGTCCGCGACCTGACCATCGGCATGGAGCACGTCGATTGCCTCGACGCCGCCAGCCTCTCCCGAGAAGCCATCGGCGCGGCCAAGAGCTGGCAATCGGGCGACACCACCGGCGCCGTCAACCGCCTGCGGGCCGCCTTCGAGCTGCTCACCGAGTCCCGCGAACGCTTCTACCCGGTCGATTCCTTCGTGGTCGATCTGCACCTGCTCGATGTGGCGTCCCCCGCCGACGCCCTGACCGACCCCCTGGAGGCCCGCACCCCGTTCACGATCCTCGCTCCGGCTCAGGCCGTCGCCGCGATCGCCGAGAAGAACCCGGACGACGTCGCCCGCCTCCGCTCGGCCATCGACGAGGGTTGGGCCGACGTCGTCGGCGGTCCCTTCGCCGAGACGGGCGAGGGGCTCCGGCCGGTCGAAACCATCCTCTGGCAGTTCCGCGAAGGGGCCTCGACCTACCGCACGCACCTCGACGACCGCACCGTCGAGACCCTCGCCGGCCGCCGCTTCGCCCTCTACCCGATGCGCCCTCAGATCGCCAAGCGCTTCGGCTTCCGCTACGCCCTGCATCTTGCCTTCGACGACGGCACCTTCCCCGTCTCCCGAGAGTCGAAACGGCTCTGGGAATCTCCCGAAGGGGCCAACCTCGAATCCCTCACCCGACCTCCGCTCGCCGCCGACCGCAACGCCACCGCCCTGACCCTCGCCTGGGACATGGCCCGCTCGATGCGAGACGACCACGTCGCCACGCTCGGCCTTGTCCACTGGCCGAATCAGGTGGCCGACTGGTTCCGCGACCTCCGGCGATCAGCGACGTATTCCCCGGTCCTCGCCCGCTGGGCGACCATCGGCGACTACTTCCACCTGACCGATCGCCCGTACGAGGTCCTTCGCCCGAAGCTCGATCAGTACGTCACCCCCTACCTGGAACAGGCCGTCTCCCGAGGCGATCCGAGCCCGATCAGCCGTCGTGCCAAACACTTACGGCTCCGTGCTCGGCTCGATCTGGTCGAAAGCCTCCGCGCGTTGGCCGCCTCGCTCGACTTCGTCGGCGCCCCCTTGCCCGACGAGCAGGGGCCGCTCCCGGCCGGGGCCTCCGCCGTCGCCGAGGCCGAACGCCTGCTCGAAACCGGCCAGCTCGACGAGGCCGAGTCCGCCATCGCCGCCCTCGAATCCCAGTGGTCCGCCGAGGCCGCCCGCCGCGTCGTCCCCCCGTCTGCCGACCCCTCCGGGAACGGCTCGGAAGGCTCGGAGCAAGGGGGGGCCCTGATTCTCAACCCCCTCTCGATCCCCCGCCGCGTCTCGGTCGTCCTGCCCGACACGCCCAACCCTCCGCCCAGCGAAGGCCCCGTCCGGGCCTCCCAGTTCACAGCCAAGGGAACCGAGGCGGTCGTTACCCTGGCCGGCTTTGGCTACGCCTGGATCCCTCGCAATTCCAGCGGTTCGGCCCAGCCTGCGGGGGTCTCCGAGACGGTCCACGCCCGAGGCCGGGTCCTCCGCAACGAGATGCTCCGCCTGGAAATCGACGAGGCGACCGGCGGGCTCCGCTCCCTGATGGGAGCCAACGACGACGAGCCCCGCCTCGGCCAGCAGCTTATCATCGCCGGCATCAGCCAAACCGATAAGAAAGGACAGATGCGTCATAGCCGAATGAAGGCCTCGTCGGTCGAGGTCGAGTACGGCGGCCCGGCCCTCGTCCAGGCGGTCTCGACCGGCCAGATCCTTCACCCGATCGAGGACCAGCCGCTCGCCTCCTTCCGCCAGCGCTTCCGCCTCTGGAGCGGTCGGCCGGTCCTGGAGCTGGAGATCGAGCTGTCCGACCTCGACGACGCCTGGCTCGCCTCGATCGCCAACGGCCCCGCCTGGTCCAGGTATCTCGCCTGCCGATGGGCCTGGCCCGACGCCAACGCGACCCTCCGGCGCTCCTCCTTGCTTGGGCTCCAGTCCACCACTGCCGATCGTCCCGAGACGGCCGAGGTCCTCGACATCACCGCTCGCCGCCAGCATACGGCCCTCCTCTTCGGCGGCCTGGCCCACCACCAGCGTCACGGCCAGCGGATGCTCGACACCCTGCTCCTTGCCGGTCGGGAGTCGGAGCGGACCTTCAAACTGGGCATCGCCCTGGACCTGGAGCACCCCTTCCAGGCGGCCCTCGACCTGCTCTCTCCCCCGGCACTCGTGCCAACGACCGGCGGCCCGCCTCGATCCGGCCCGGCCGGCTGGTTCTTCCACCTCGACGCCAAGTCGGTGGCCGTGACCCGGGTTGAGCCTGTCATCCTCGACGGTGGCGAGGGGCGCGGCCTGGCCTTCCACCTGCTCGAAACCGGGGGCCGGTCGGTCCGCTGCAAGCTCCGTCTGTTCCGCGAGCCCGTCTCCGCCCGTCAGACCGACTTCCACGACGAGCGGATCGTCGAGCTGTCCGTCCAGGGAGACGCCGTCCAGCTTGACCTGACCCCCCACGAGCTGGCCCGGGTCGTCGTCACCCTCGGTTGA